One region of Chryseobacterium sp. C-71 genomic DNA includes:
- a CDS encoding SatD family protein, translating into MIAVITGDIINSQHADTEVWITKLKNLLEKWGSAPQTWEIYRGDEFQFKCSIDDVFWRFLAIKSLIRSQENLDVRIAIGIGEENFSSEKITESNGTAYVNSGRLLNDLKSDGHTVSIRTSNDSLDRDLNILLKWSSKDFDSWTMATAEIIHEMIMNNDITQEDLAKKFTISQSSISQRLKRANYELIVETNQYFRKKISDL; encoded by the coding sequence ATGATAGCGGTCATCACTGGTGATATTATTAATTCGCAACATGCAGACACTGAAGTTTGGATTACCAAACTAAAAAATCTTCTTGAAAAGTGGGGAAGTGCTCCACAAACATGGGAAATATACAGAGGAGACGAGTTTCAGTTCAAGTGCAGTATAGATGACGTGTTCTGGCGTTTTCTCGCCATCAAATCTCTTATCAGAAGTCAGGAAAATTTAGACGTAAGAATTGCAATAGGCATCGGTGAAGAAAATTTTTCATCCGAAAAAATTACGGAATCCAACGGTACAGCTTATGTAAATTCCGGGAGATTATTGAATGATCTTAAAAGTGACGGACACACCGTTTCTATCAGAACTTCCAACGATTCTTTAGATCGTGATCTCAATATTTTGCTTAAATGGTCTTCAAAAGATTTTGACAGCTGGACGATGGCAACAGCCGAAATCATCCACGAAATGATCATGAATAATGACATCACACAAGAAGATCTTGCAAAGAAATTTACGATATCACAATCATCAATCAGCCAAAGGCTGAAGCGTGCGAACTACGAATTGATCGTAGAAACCAATCAATATTTTAGAAAGAAAATTTCAGACCTTTAA
- a CDS encoding endonuclease → MKKKILPIFLISSFTFAQIPAGYYDGTTGLTGYTLKSKVHEIISANNVNWHYSDLPNHYNQTDLDKYYDHGASNTNFLLDIYSEIPLGPDSYEYTSANLISSSGAEGLGYNREHAIPQSTFNSNYPMYSDLHFVIPTDARINQLRNNYPYGIGNSTIHYSFTNTSKIANSAIPNYVYTNRVYEPINEFKGDIARMLLYFAVRYEDKLPSFNYSTNINPAIDRSAFDGTAERAFDPAYITMLLQWHQQDPVSQREIDRNNAVYNIQKNRNPFVDNPQWVNTIWTQTPDAIVPQAPLNLNSTQTGAYFTNLTWSPSTSTDVIGYNIYQNGTYLTTTKSTSIIIDHLNPSTSYSFTVRAYDNAYLQSADSNTTSVSTLATDTNSRDLFVTKYIEGTDDNKAIEIVNKTGHEVDLNNYSIRVQFYNSNPPTPTYYFGNSFELEGKIANNETFIILNPKATLSCVPNNEADFLTAGDALNFSGTQYVELAHKSSTVDAIGMKAVQNNNANLSLYRKSTVTQPSTTFSSGDWDSYAANYCQNLGGLSTSEDLYAATEEFKIYPNPVRDYIYVKGNLRKIDDAQILDFSGKLIFTEKKPFKNKENISVGNLQSGNYLLKLDGKVYPFIKK, encoded by the coding sequence ATGAAAAAAAAAATACTTCCTATATTTTTAATTTCATCATTTACTTTTGCACAAATTCCTGCAGGATATTATGATGGAACTACAGGCTTGACAGGATATACCTTGAAAAGTAAAGTACATGAAATCATCTCGGCAAATAATGTAAACTGGCATTATAGTGATTTGCCCAACCATTATAACCAAACAGATCTAGATAAGTATTATGACCATGGTGCAAGTAATACTAATTTTTTATTAGATATTTACTCAGAAATTCCTTTGGGACCAGATTCTTATGAGTATACATCTGCAAACTTAATCAGTTCTTCAGGAGCAGAAGGCTTGGGATACAATAGGGAACACGCAATTCCTCAGAGTACATTTAACAGTAATTATCCTATGTATTCTGATTTACATTTTGTGATTCCTACTGATGCAAGAATAAATCAGCTACGTAATAATTATCCTTATGGTATAGGAAATTCTACAATTCATTACTCTTTTACAAACACATCTAAAATTGCTAACAGTGCAATTCCGAATTACGTATATACCAATAGAGTGTACGAACCCATTAATGAGTTTAAAGGTGATATTGCAAGAATGTTGCTGTATTTTGCAGTAAGATATGAAGATAAATTACCTTCATTTAACTATTCAACCAACATTAATCCGGCAATCGACCGCTCTGCATTTGACGGAACAGCAGAACGTGCTTTTGATCCTGCGTACATCACCATGTTATTGCAGTGGCATCAACAAGATCCTGTTTCGCAAAGAGAAATAGACCGAAATAATGCCGTATATAATATTCAGAAAAACAGAAATCCTTTTGTCGACAATCCTCAATGGGTAAATACTATATGGACGCAAACTCCGGATGCTATTGTTCCGCAAGCGCCTTTGAATTTAAACTCTACGCAGACAGGAGCCTATTTTACAAATTTAACATGGTCGCCGAGTACCAGCACTGACGTTATCGGATATAACATTTATCAAAATGGAACGTATCTGACTACCACAAAATCAACCTCAATTATCATTGATCATTTAAATCCTTCAACCTCATATTCATTCACGGTGCGTGCATATGACAATGCTTACTTACAATCAGCTGACAGCAATACAACTTCGGTATCAACTTTAGCTACAGACACGAATTCTAGAGATCTTTTTGTCACCAAATACATTGAAGGAACAGATGATAACAAAGCAATAGAAATTGTAAACAAAACGGGACATGAAGTTGATTTAAATAACTATAGTATCAGAGTTCAGTTTTACAACAGCAACCCTCCAACACCTACTTATTATTTTGGAAATAGTTTTGAATTAGAGGGGAAAATTGCAAATAATGAAACTTTCATCATCCTCAATCCAAAAGCGACACTTTCCTGCGTACCAAATAATGAAGCAGATTTCCTGACAGCGGGTGATGCTTTGAATTTTTCGGGAACTCAATATGTAGAATTAGCACACAAATCTTCAACTGTAGATGCCATTGGAATGAAGGCTGTACAAAACAATAATGCAAATCTTTCTTTATACAGAAAGTCTACCGTAACACAGCCAAGTACAACTTTCAGCAGTGGAGATTGGGACTCTTATGCAGCAAACTACTGCCAAAATTTAGGTGGGCTTTCTACTTCAGAAGACCTATATGCTGCTACTGAAGAATTTAAAATTTATCCAAATCCGGTTCGTGATTATATTTATGTAAAAGGAAATCTGCGAAAAATTGATGATGCACAAATTCTAGATTTTTCAGGGAAATTAATTTTCACAGAGAAAAAACCTTTTAAAAACAAAGAAAATATTTCTGTAGGAAATTTACAGTCAGGAAATTATCTGCTTAAATTAGATGGTAAAGTCTATCCGTTTATTAAGAAATAA
- a CDS encoding acyl-CoA dehydrogenase family protein — protein sequence MNTETINNIKMIAETAKEFAEKNIRPNIMEWDESQTFPKELFHQLGDMGFMGIVIPEQYGGSGLGYHEYVTILDEISQVDPSIGLSVAAHNSLCTNHIYEFGNEEQRMKWLPQLATGKVIGAWGLTEHNTGSDSGGMSTTAVKDGDEWVINGAKNFITHAISGDIAVVMTRTGEIGAKNNSTAFVLEKGMAGFTSGKKENKLGMRASETAELIFDNVRVPDSHRLGEVGEGFKQAMKILDGGRISIAALSLGTARGAYKAALKYAQERKQFGKAISEFQAINFMLADMATEIDAAELLIQRASTLKNAKQKMTKEGAMAKLYASEACVRISNNAVQVFGGYGYTKDFPAEKFYRDSKLCTIGEGTSEIQRLVIGREITK from the coding sequence ATGAATACAGAAACTATCAACAACATTAAAATGATAGCTGAAACAGCAAAAGAATTTGCTGAGAAAAATATCAGACCCAACATTATGGAATGGGACGAAAGTCAGACTTTTCCTAAAGAATTATTTCATCAATTAGGTGATATGGGTTTCATGGGAATTGTAATTCCTGAACAATACGGTGGTTCTGGTCTTGGTTATCATGAGTATGTGACTATTTTGGATGAGATTTCTCAGGTAGATCCTTCAATCGGACTTTCTGTAGCAGCTCACAACTCTCTTTGTACCAATCATATTTATGAGTTTGGAAACGAAGAGCAAAGAATGAAATGGCTTCCTCAATTAGCTACCGGAAAAGTAATCGGAGCTTGGGGATTGACAGAGCATAACACAGGATCTGATTCTGGCGGAATGTCTACAACTGCTGTTAAAGATGGTGACGAATGGGTAATTAACGGAGCTAAAAACTTCATCACTCACGCAATTTCAGGTGACATCGCTGTTGTGATGACGAGAACCGGTGAAATTGGAGCTAAAAATAATTCAACCGCTTTCGTTCTTGAAAAAGGAATGGCTGGGTTTACTTCTGGTAAAAAAGAAAATAAATTAGGAATGCGTGCTTCAGAAACTGCAGAACTTATTTTTGATAATGTTCGTGTACCAGATTCTCACCGTTTGGGAGAAGTTGGTGAAGGTTTCAAACAGGCAATGAAAATATTAGATGGTGGTAGAATTTCTATCGCGGCTTTAAGTCTAGGAACTGCAAGAGGAGCTTATAAAGCTGCTTTAAAATACGCTCAGGAAAGAAAACAGTTTGGGAAAGCAATTTCTGAATTCCAGGCAATTAATTTTATGCTTGCAGATATGGCTACAGAAATTGATGCTGCTGAATTGTTGATTCAAAGAGCCTCTACATTGAAAAATGCCAAACAAAAAATGACTAAAGAAGGAGCAATGGCAAAATTATACGCATCTGAAGCTTGTGTAAGAATTTCAAACAATGCTGTTCAGGTTTTTGGAGGTTACGGTTATACAAAAGATTTCCCTGCTGAGAAATTCTACAGAGATTCTAAACTTTGTACCATTGGAGAAGGAACTTCTGAGATCCAAAGACTGGTGATCGGTAGAGAAATCACAAAGTAA
- a CDS encoding DinB family protein, translating into MIKKTLLDEFLHEAESTRKLLKAIPDSALDFKPSEINWTTAELASHISEVYNWYDVTFNQDVLDMGKYQYDKGDISKAENIVAKFEENVANAQQAIEKWDENTMMNEWKMEMDGNSIFPPMPKIQVIRSFLYNHLYHHRGELIVYLRSTGNKVPGMYGPTADEKF; encoded by the coding sequence ATGATCAAAAAAACATTATTAGACGAATTTTTGCATGAAGCAGAAAGCACAAGAAAACTGTTAAAAGCAATTCCGGACAGTGCTTTGGATTTTAAACCATCTGAAATCAACTGGACTACAGCTGAGTTGGCTTCTCATATCTCCGAAGTTTATAATTGGTATGACGTTACTTTCAATCAAGACGTTTTGGATATGGGCAAATACCAATACGACAAAGGTGATATTTCTAAGGCAGAAAATATTGTAGCAAAGTTCGAAGAGAATGTTGCGAATGCACAGCAAGCTATAGAAAAATGGGACGAAAATACAATGATGAATGAATGGAAAATGGAAATGGACGGAAATTCAATCTTTCCTCCCATGCCAAAAATTCAGGTAATTCGTTCGTTTTTGTACAACCATCTGTATCATCACAGAGGTGAACTCATTGTTTACCTAAGATCTACAGGAAATAAAGTTCCTGGTATGTACGGCCCTACAGCTGACGAAAAATTTTAG
- a CDS encoding reprolysin-like metallopeptidase, which translates to MKKQLLVIGMLASSIAFAQTDRLWSEGSSKTNSEVLENKTNILNPKIYQLDINGLKNALANAPKRLAAGAKSEIIISFPNSDGKLENFKVRENSNFDPQLAAKYPDIKSYVGEGLEDPNSTVYFSISPLGLSSMEIYGDKSAVFIEPYTKDLSTYVVYKKSDKKDNLNNFECTVIDVAQKGISSTTLAARPNADDAKLRTFRLALSSTGEYTTYFGGTKALALAAMNNTMTRVNGVFEKDFAARMVLIANNDAVIYTSASSDPYSAAAQMSNWNSQLQSTLTSVIGEANYDVGHLFGASGGGGNAGCIGCVCVNGSKGSGYTSPSDGIPSGDNFDIDYVAHELGHQFGGNHTFSHANEGTGVNMEPGSGSTIMGYAGITNQDIQPHSDSFFHAISIQQITNNIKAKTCPVSTSTGNSIPTADAGLDYTIPKSTPFMLTGTGTDANGDSLTYIWEQVDNASSSQTGTSSAASATKATGPTFRSWTPSTTPVRYFPRMASVLAGATTTAGAEINVEALSSVARTLNFRFTVRDNRAGGSGNNSDDARVTVNSTAGPFIITSQGTSTTYTGGSSQNVTWNVAGTTANGVNAANVDILWSTNSGTTWTTLLAGTPNDGSQAVVIPNVSTTTGRIMVKGSNHIFFDVNNANISVNAGSGSTDTIAPTAPTLSASGTTSTSTNLSWSGATDAVGVTGYDVYQGSSLIGNTASTNYTVTSLTPSTTYSFTVRAKDAAGNVSTASNTATVTTLAGSTVTYCSATATNTADERIGNVKFGTINNTSTGTAGYENFTSISTNVTRGTANTISITPVWTSTKYNEAYAVYIDYNKDGDFTDSGELVWTKTGSQTTPVTGSITIPSTATLGSTRMRVMMQYNSVPSSSCGSYTYGQVEDYTLNILSSGRGNDFDVKNVLTDIKLYPNPVRDILNISNTNAEDYKIFDMGGKLINSGKLEKGTVNVSSLTAGAYTIQIGEISKRFIKN; encoded by the coding sequence ATGAAAAAACAACTATTGGTGATCGGAATGCTGGCATCAAGCATTGCTTTCGCTCAGACCGACCGACTTTGGTCTGAAGGTTCTTCAAAAACAAACTCAGAAGTTTTAGAAAACAAAACAAACATCCTTAATCCTAAAATTTATCAGCTTGATATCAACGGATTAAAAAACGCCCTTGCTAATGCTCCAAAAAGATTAGCGGCGGGAGCAAAATCAGAAATTATTATTTCATTCCCCAACTCTGACGGAAAATTAGAAAACTTTAAAGTAAGAGAAAATTCAAATTTTGATCCTCAGCTTGCGGCAAAATATCCGGATATTAAATCTTACGTGGGTGAAGGTCTTGAGGATCCTAATTCTACAGTTTATTTCAGCATTTCACCTTTAGGATTATCTTCAATGGAAATCTATGGTGACAAATCGGCTGTTTTTATCGAGCCCTATACCAAAGATCTTTCGACTTATGTAGTTTATAAAAAATCTGATAAAAAAGATAATTTAAATAATTTTGAATGCACCGTTATCGATGTTGCTCAAAAAGGAATCAGCAGCACTACTCTTGCGGCAAGGCCAAACGCTGATGATGCTAAATTAAGAACATTCCGTCTGGCGCTTTCTTCAACAGGAGAATACACAACATATTTCGGAGGAACCAAAGCTCTCGCTTTAGCGGCGATGAATAATACAATGACCCGCGTAAACGGTGTTTTTGAAAAAGATTTTGCAGCACGAATGGTTTTGATTGCCAATAATGATGCGGTAATTTATACAAGCGCATCTTCAGATCCCTATTCTGCTGCTGCGCAAATGAGCAATTGGAATTCTCAGCTTCAGTCAACTTTAACTTCAGTTATTGGTGAGGCAAATTATGATGTTGGACACTTATTTGGAGCTTCTGGCGGCGGCGGAAATGCAGGCTGTATCGGTTGTGTTTGTGTAAACGGTTCTAAAGGTAGCGGGTACACCTCTCCATCAGACGGAATTCCTTCCGGTGATAATTTCGATATTGATTATGTTGCTCATGAATTAGGACATCAGTTTGGAGGAAATCACACTTTTTCTCATGCAAATGAAGGAACCGGGGTTAATATGGAACCGGGATCAGGATCAACCATTATGGGGTATGCAGGAATTACCAATCAGGACATTCAGCCACATTCAGATTCTTTCTTTCATGCGATAAGTATTCAACAGATTACGAATAATATAAAAGCTAAAACCTGTCCGGTAAGCACTTCTACAGGAAATTCAATTCCAACAGCAGATGCAGGATTAGATTATACCATTCCGAAAAGTACACCGTTTATGCTTACGGGAACAGGAACTGATGCAAATGGAGATTCGCTCACTTATATCTGGGAACAAGTTGATAATGCTTCATCTTCTCAGACAGGTACAAGTTCTGCAGCAAGTGCTACCAAAGCTACCGGACCAACTTTCAGATCTTGGACGCCAAGTACAACTCCTGTGAGGTATTTTCCGAGAATGGCTTCTGTTTTGGCTGGTGCAACGACAACGGCTGGTGCTGAGATCAATGTGGAAGCACTTTCTTCTGTAGCAAGAACCTTAAATTTCAGATTTACAGTGCGAGATAACAGAGCCGGAGGTTCAGGAAATAATTCTGACGATGCAAGAGTCACTGTCAACTCTACTGCCGGTCCTTTCATCATTACTTCACAAGGTACATCAACAACTTATACGGGTGGAAGTTCTCAAAACGTTACTTGGAATGTTGCAGGAACCACTGCTAACGGCGTTAACGCTGCCAATGTAGATATTTTATGGTCAACAAATTCAGGGACAACTTGGACTACTTTGTTGGCAGGAACTCCGAATGACGGTTCTCAGGCGGTTGTAATACCGAATGTTTCGACAACGACAGGAAGAATTATGGTGAAAGGAAGTAATCATATTTTCTTTGATGTCAATAATGCTAATATTTCAGTCAATGCAGGATCAGGAAGCACCGATACGATCGCCCCTACAGCTCCTACTCTTTCAGCTTCAGGAACAACTTCTACAAGCACCAATCTTTCATGGTCTGGCGCAACAGATGCTGTAGGTGTTACTGGTTATGATGTTTATCAAGGATCATCGTTGATTGGAAATACGGCTTCCACGAATTATACGGTTACAAGTTTAACACCTTCTACAACGTATAGTTTTACGGTACGAGCTAAGGATGCAGCAGGAAATGTTTCTACAGCAAGCAATACTGCAACCGTTACTACTCTTGCGGGAAGCACCGTTACTTATTGTTCGGCAACTGCAACAAATACTGCAGATGAAAGAATTGGAAATGTAAAATTCGGTACTATCAATAATACTTCAACAGGAACTGCCGGATATGAAAACTTCACTTCTATTTCTACGAATGTAACTCGTGGAACTGCGAATACAATTTCTATCACTCCAGTTTGGACTTCAACTAAATACAATGAAGCCTACGCTGTTTATATCGATTATAACAAAGATGGTGATTTCACAGACAGCGGAGAATTGGTTTGGACAAAAACAGGTTCACAAACTACTCCTGTAACAGGTTCAATCACGATTCCTTCAACAGCAACTTTAGGAAGCACGAGAATGAGAGTAATGATGCAGTACAATTCTGTTCCTTCATCATCTTGCGGATCTTACACTTATGGGCAGGTTGAAGATTATACTTTAAATATTCTTTCATCAGGAAGAGGAAATGATTTTGATGTCAAAAATGTATTGACTGATATTAAATTATACCCAAATCCTGTAAGAGACATTTTAAATATTTCAAATACGAATGCAGAAGATTATAAAATCTTCGATATGGGTGGAAAACTAATCAACTCAGGAAAACTCGAAAAAGGCACAGTGAATGTAAGCAGCCTTACCGCAGGAGCATACACGATCCAGATTGGAGAAATCTCAAAAAGATTTATCAAAAATTAA
- a CDS encoding nucleoside triphosphate pyrophosphohydrolase family protein has protein sequence MDKIDSLNQVAEFHTTFKAPILETPQIPSQERCNLRVELLQEELNELKQAIEDKNLVEIADALCDLQYVLSGAVLEFGLGDKFVELFNEVQRSNMSKACDNEEQANETVEFYAAKEVESFYEKSGEKFNVYRKADHKVLKNKYYSPADLKTIIEN, from the coding sequence ATGGATAAAATTGACAGTCTGAACCAAGTAGCAGAATTCCACACCACTTTCAAAGCTCCGATTTTGGAGACTCCACAAATTCCTTCTCAGGAAAGATGTAATCTTAGAGTTGAGCTTTTACAGGAAGAATTAAATGAATTAAAACAAGCAATTGAAGATAAAAATTTAGTAGAAATTGCTGATGCGTTATGCGATTTGCAATATGTTTTGAGCGGTGCTGTTTTAGAATTTGGGCTTGGTGATAAATTTGTTGAATTATTTAATGAAGTTCAGCGTTCAAATATGTCTAAAGCTTGTGATAATGAAGAGCAGGCAAACGAAACAGTAGAATTTTACGCAGCAAAAGAGGTTGAATCTTTCTATGAAAAATCCGGAGAAAAATTCAATGTATACAGAAAAGCAGATCACAAAGTTTTGAAAAACAAATACTACTCTCCTGCTGATTTAAAAACAATCATTGAAAATTAA
- a CDS encoding thioredoxin family protein produces MKKIITKILAVSMISLAVQEFSAQKVVVNREVETTNDGKMLLGNQLKEQFVKEPYSEWYTKEFNEYALDQKAVGELKKNKINSYNLIVFMGTWCEDSHRDFPRLMKILEEVKYPDSRLTIIAVNRKKESPTGDESKYNIQKVPTIIVEKYGKEIGRIIEMPTSGYIERDLVEILKKDDKSVIKEIFKKEN; encoded by the coding sequence ATGAAGAAAATTATTACCAAAATATTGGCAGTTTCAATGATTTCATTGGCTGTTCAGGAGTTTAGCGCTCAGAAAGTTGTGGTCAATCGTGAGGTGGAAACGACAAACGATGGCAAAATGCTCTTGGGAAACCAATTGAAAGAGCAGTTTGTAAAAGAACCTTATTCTGAATGGTATACCAAAGAATTCAACGAGTATGCTTTAGATCAAAAAGCTGTTGGGGAACTAAAGAAAAACAAAATCAATTCGTACAATCTGATTGTTTTCATGGGAACATGGTGCGAAGATTCTCACAGAGATTTCCCAAGATTGATGAAGATTTTGGAAGAAGTAAAATATCCGGACAGCCGATTGACGATCATTGCGGTTAACCGTAAGAAAGAATCTCCTACCGGCGACGAATCAAAATATAACATCCAAAAAGTTCCAACCATCATCGTTGAAAAATATGGCAAGGAAATTGGAAGAATTATTGAAATGCCGACTTCAGGTTATATCGAAAGAGATCTTGTAGAAATCTTAAAGAAAGATGATAAGTCGGTGATCAAAGAAATATTTAAAAAAGAAAATTGA
- a CDS encoding DUF4230 domain-containing protein, translated as MRNLKLVLPFVAGILLMLILFFSFRSCLKVSEKTEKSDYYILTNQISKMNKMVVLEQDFSAMQKTKFGYEFFGKEMTSNSIITYTKTNAQVSYDLNKMKMEVDSVNKKLIITDLPNADIRITPSVEIQSLDDSFINRISEKDIKTVQQKAKQTAINSVDQNKLRSEGKQQLMENLNNIFVLAKALNYTIEDKTGQLGVLGL; from the coding sequence TTGAGAAATTTAAAACTTGTTCTTCCATTTGTTGCGGGAATTCTCCTGATGCTGATTCTGTTTTTCAGTTTCAGATCTTGCTTAAAAGTTAGTGAGAAAACCGAGAAATCTGATTATTATATTTTGACCAATCAAATCTCGAAAATGAATAAAATGGTCGTTCTGGAGCAGGATTTCTCTGCGATGCAGAAAACCAAATTCGGCTACGAATTTTTTGGGAAAGAAATGACAAGCAATAGCATTATTACCTACACTAAAACCAATGCGCAGGTTTCCTATGATTTAAATAAAATGAAAATGGAAGTCGATTCTGTGAATAAAAAACTGATTATCACAGATCTTCCTAATGCGGATATCAGAATTACTCCAAGTGTAGAAATTCAGTCATTGGATGATTCTTTTATCAACAGAATTTCCGAAAAAGATATTAAAACTGTTCAGCAAAAGGCGAAACAAACGGCAATCAATTCTGTAGATCAAAACAAACTGAGAAGTGAAGGCAAACAACAATTGATGGAAAATCTGAACAATATTTTCGTTTTGGCAAAGGCTTTGAACTATACGATAGAAGACAAAACCGGACAACTCGGTGTTCTTGGACTTTAA
- the thrS gene encoding threonine--tRNA ligase, whose amino-acid sequence MIKITLPDNSVREFEGEVTPLDVAKSISEGLARNTISAVVNGTQVEVTTPITTDSTVQLLTWNDDLGKKAFWHSSAHLLAQAILEFYPNAQLTIGPAIESGFYYDVDFGDEVLSEKDFEKIEKKVLENAKKASTFSLYPVSKAEALKTYADNPYKVELISNLNDGEITFVTHDNFTDLCRGGHIPNTGIVKAVKILNAAGAYWRGNEKNPQLTRVYGISFPKQKELTEYLELLEEAKRRDHRKLGKELGIFAFSEKVGAGLPLWLPKGTALRKKLENFLSDAQKKGGYEFVMTPHIGAKELYVTSGHWDKYGADSFQPIKTPNEGEEFMLKPMNCPHHCEIYKTSQWSYRDLPKRYAEFGTVYRYEQSGELHGLTRVRGFTQDDAHLFCTPDQLMDEFKKTIDLVLYVFGSLGFADFTAQISLRDPDNKEKYIGSDENWEKAENAIVTAAKEKGLNTVTEYGEAAFYGPKLDFMVKDALGRKWQLGTIQVDYNLPERFDLTYIGSDNEKHRPIMIHRAPFGSMERFIAILLENTAGDFPLWLSPDQFTILPISEKYVDYAKKVSEFLEIHDISGLIDERNEKTGKKIRDAELKKIPFMLVVGENEERDGTISVRRRGEGDLGVMSMDEFAAYFKKEATV is encoded by the coding sequence ATGATAAAAATTACACTTCCAGACAATAGCGTCAGAGAATTTGAGGGAGAAGTCACTCCGTTGGATGTGGCAAAATCTATAAGCGAGGGATTGGCTAGAAATACCATTTCCGCAGTAGTAAACGGCACCCAAGTCGAGGTTACCACGCCTATCACCACAGATTCTACGGTACAGCTTTTGACATGGAATGATGATCTTGGTAAGAAAGCCTTCTGGCATTCTTCTGCCCACCTTTTGGCGCAGGCGATCCTTGAATTTTATCCAAACGCTCAATTAACGATCGGTCCGGCTATAGAAAGCGGATTTTATTATGATGTAGATTTCGGTGACGAAGTTTTGTCTGAAAAAGATTTTGAGAAAATTGAAAAGAAAGTTTTAGAAAATGCTAAAAAAGCTTCTACATTCTCACTATACCCAGTTTCTAAAGCAGAAGCTTTAAAAACTTACGCAGATAATCCTTATAAAGTAGAATTGATTTCTAATCTTAATGATGGTGAAATCACTTTTGTAACGCATGATAATTTTACAGATCTTTGTCGTGGAGGTCACATTCCAAACACAGGAATTGTGAAAGCCGTAAAGATTTTGAACGCTGCAGGTGCTTACTGGAGAGGAAATGAAAAAAATCCTCAGTTAACAAGAGTTTACGGTATTTCTTTCCCGAAACAGAAAGAACTGACTGAATATCTTGAGTTACTGGAAGAAGCAAAAAGAAGAGATCATAGAAAATTAGGTAAAGAATTAGGAATTTTTGCTTTCTCAGAAAAAGTAGGTGCAGGTTTACCACTTTGGTTGCCAAAAGGTACTGCTTTGAGAAAAAAATTAGAAAATTTCCTTTCTGATGCTCAGAAAAAAGGAGGTTACGAATTTGTAATGACACCACACATTGGTGCCAAAGAATTATATGTGACTTCAGGACACTGGGATAAATATGGCGCAGATAGCTTTCAGCCGATCAAAACTCCAAACGAAGGAGAAGAATTTATGCTGAAACCAATGAACTGTCCTCACCACTGCGAAATTTACAAAACTTCACAATGGAGCTACAGAGATTTGCCAAAAAGATATGCAGAATTCGGAACGGTTTACAGATATGAGCAAAGTGGTGAACTTCACGGCTTGACAAGAGTTCGTGGATTTACCCAAGATGACGCTCACCTTTTCTGTACTCCGGATCAGCTGATGGATGAGTTTAAGAAAACAATTGATTTAGTTCTTTATGTTTTTGGTTCCCTTGGATTTGCTGATTTTACTGCTCAGATTTCATTAAGAGATCCTGATAATAAAGAGAAGTATATCGGTTCTGATGAAAACTGGGAAAAAGCAGAAAACGCAATTGTTACTGCAGCAAAAGAAAAAGGGTTAAACACTGTTACAGAATACGGAGAAGCTGCATTTTACGGTCCTAAGTTAGATTTCATGGTGAAAGATGCTTTAGGAAGAAAATGGCAGTTGGGAACTATTCAGGTGGATTACAATTTACCGGAAAGATTCGACCTTACTTATATCGGAAGCGATAATGAGAAACACAGACCGATCATGATTCACAGAGCGCCGTTTGGCTCTATGGAACGTTTCATCGCAATATTATTAGAGAATACTGCCGGAGATTTCCCATTGTGGTTGAGTCCGGATCAGTTTACGATATTGCCAATCAGTGAAAAATATGTAGATTATGCTAAAAAAGTTTCAGAATTTTTAGAAATTCACGATATTAGCGGATTGATTGACGAGAGAAACGAAAAAACGGGTAAAAAAATCCGTGATGCAGAATTAAAAAAGATTCCTTTCATGCTTGTAGTAGGGGAAAATGAAGAAAGAGATGGCACAATTTCTGTACGTAGACGTGGAGAAGGCGATCTTGGAGTAATGAGTATGGACGAGTTTGCAGCCTACTTCAAAAAAGAAGCAACAGTATAA